In a single window of the Melissococcus plutonius ATCC 35311 genome:
- a CDS encoding YueI family protein translates to MPKGNLQQHLDEGMHGIPLIKPDEQHRYMGTFRERCYLTMTLTQMEKPENQLNLLKELQKHPNVTSLLNGKMSPDLQNTYIKLINKNNNHFTIINDFVENKPDAFGLIVTANEAVNEPIIDIEKKYPLNSQKKSGNKPKGFWHKLFG, encoded by the coding sequence AACATCTAGATGAGGGAATGCATGGTATACCTTTAATTAAACCAGATGAACAACATCGTTATATGGGAACTTTTAGAGAACGCTGCTATCTAACAATGACTCTAACTCAAATGGAAAAACCAGAAAATCAGCTGAATTTACTTAAAGAATTACAAAAACATCCAAATGTGACTAGTTTGTTAAATGGTAAAATGTCTCCTGATTTACAAAATACCTATATAAAATTAATTAATAAAAACAATAACCATTTTACTATCATTAATGATTTTGTAGAGAATAAGCCAGATGCTTTCGGTTTAATCGTTACAGCAAATGAGGCAGTGAATGAACCAATAATAGATATTGAGAAAAAATATCCACTAAATTCACAAAAAAAATCAGGCAACAAGCCTAAAGGATTTTGGCATAAGTTATTTGGTTAA